The Syntrophobotulus glycolicus DSM 8271 DNA window AATTCATTATTTTATTCATACCAATATGTTGGTATTATTTTAAGGAGGATTTTTAAAATGTCTAAAACTGCTGAAATTTTAGAAGCCGTGAAAGGCTTAACCGTGTTGGAACTTGCTGAATTAGTAAAAGCTTTCGAAGAAGAATTTGGTGTTACCGCAGCTGCTCCTGCCGCTGTTGTAGCCGCTGCTCCTGCTGCCGGCGGGGCTGCTCCTGCTGCTGAAGAAAAAACGGAATTCGATGTTATCCTGGCTAGTGCGGGTGCGGCCAAGATCAATGTCATCAAAGTTGTTCGGGAAGTTACCGGTCTCGGACTCAAGGAAGCGAAAGACCTTGTTGACAATGCACCAAAACCTGTTAAAGAAAAGGTCGCTAAAGACGAAGCGGAAGCAATTAAGGCTAAGCTTACTGAGGCCGGCGCTACTGTCGAAGTAAAGTAATTTATCTTATATTTTAAGATGCTTTTTCGAAAAACGGAAAAGCATCTTTTTTATTTTTTTGATTTTGCAATTCACCTTGTGTTTATTTTACTGAAAAACTTAAAATTTTCCTTGACAATCAATCAATGTTTTGATAATATTAGTAAATGTCTTATAGCTAGATATCTACATATCCTTGATTGTTGGGAGATAATATGGTGGAAGTTTGTATCTCATTTTTTTGAGGTAGTTCCATAGACGAAGAAGCGAGGTTTTGGTTAGAAGCCTTGCTTTTGGTTGTCTTGATATCTGCTTTCTCCGCGTGAGTTTAATTAGTCACTTCTAAATATATAACTTGCTGGGAAAAAACGCTGGAAGGGTGAGCAGGAAATGGTTTATCCAGTTAAAGTTGGTACCCGTGAACGTTGGAGTTATTCCAGGCTACGAGAAGTTCTAGACATGCCTAATCTTATTGAACTTCAGCAGAATTCCTATAAGTGGTTTTTGGACGAGGGATTGCGAGAAATGTTTCATGACATTTCCCCTATTCAGGATTTTACAGGAAATCTCGTATTAGAATTTATTGATTATAGCCTTGGTGAGCCTAAATATGAGGTTGAGGAATGCAAGGAAAGAGATGTAACCTTTGCGGCTCCTTTACGTGTGAAAGTTCGTCTGATGAATAAAGAAACAGGCGAGGTTAAAGAACAGGAAGTTTTCATGGGAGACTTTCCCTTGATGACCGAAAAAGGCACATTCATTATTAATGGTGCAGAAAGGGTTATCGTCAGTCAGCTTGTGCGGTCTCCGGGGGTATACTACTCCGAAACAAAGGATGCCAGCGGAAAGACACTATATGGTGCGACGATTATCCCGAACAGGGGTGCATGGCTTGAATTTGAATCAGACATTAATGATAATATTTTTGTGAGAGTGGACAGGACGCGTAAGCTTCCTGCTACGGTGTTGATCAGAGCTTTGGGCTATACAACCAATTCTCAGATCGTGGAAGTGTTTGAGGAAGACGAGAATATCAAAGTGACGTTGGAAAGGGATAATACAGAATCGACAGAGGAGGCCCTTGTTGAAATATATAAGAGGCTGCGTCCGGGCGAACCGCCTACGGTTGATAGTGCAAGATCTCTTTTAGAATCTTTATTCTTTGACCCTAAACGATATGACTTGGCTAAAGTCGGTCGTTATAAACTAAATAAAAAACTGAACATGGATGTGGAAAGTCATGTTCGTAATCTGACCAAAGGTGATGTCATTGCGGCGGTTGCCCGTCTTCTGGAAATCATGAAGGGAGAAGGACACCGGGATGATATTGACCACTTGGGCAACAGAAGGCTGCGTTCAGTAGGCGAGCTGTTGCAAAATCAGTTTAGAATAGGCCTTTCCCGAATGGAAAGGGTTGTTCGCGAAAGAATGACGATTCAGGATGTTGAGGGGATTACACCTCAGGTCCTGATCAATATTCGTCCCGTAGTCGCCGCAATCAAAGAATTTTTTGGAAGCAGCCAGCTCTCTCAATTTATGGATCAGACCAATCCGCTGGCTGAGCTTACCCATAAAAGACGTCTGAGTGCGCTTGGACCAGGGGGCTTAAGCAGAGAAAGAGCCGGGTTTGAGGTCAGGGATGTGCATCACTCCCACTATGGCCGCATGTGTCCGATTGAAACTCCTGAAGGTCCTAACATTGGCTTGATCGGGTCTTTAAGCACGTATGGAAGGATTAACGAATATGGATTTATTGAGGCTCCTTACCGAAAAGTAGCCGGCGGGAGAGTAACGGATGAGATTCACTATCTCACTGCTGATGAAGAAGAAAAATATATTATTGCTCAGGCTAATGCGCCGATCAACGAGGAAACTGGAGAATTTTTGACAGATAAGATCGAAGCCCGCCGGGGTGAAGATTTTGTTCTTGTGCCGGCAACCAGCCTGCAGTATATGGATGTATCGCCAAAACAGATGGTTTCCATTGCGACAGCGTTGATTCCGTTCTTGGAGCATGATGACGCCAACAGGGCGCTGATGGGATCCAACATGCAAAGACAGGCCGTACCGCTTCTGAAAACAGATGCTCCCTATATTGGAACCGGGATGGAGTATAAAACCGCTGTTGATTCCGGAGTTTGTATTTTGGCGAGGAAATCGGGGACGGTCAGCAGAGTAACGGCAGATGAGGTCATTATTCGCAATAATGAAGGAACCTTGGATAAGTACAGGTTATTGAAATATTTGCGCAGTAATCAGGGAACGTGCATCAACCAGCGTCCTATTGTAAAAAAAGGCGATGTTTTGGAAAAAGGACAGGTTATCGCTGACGGCCCTTCAACCGATAATGGCGAGCTTGCACTTGGACGCAATGTCCTGGTTGCTTTTATGCCCTGGGAAGGCTATAACTACGAAGATGCCATTCTGATCAGCGAAAAACTGGTCAGAGAAGATTACTTCACTTCTATTCATATCGAGGAATATGAAGCAGATGCGCGTGATACCAAACTCGGGCCGGAAGAAATAACCCGCGATATTCCCAATGTCGGCGAGGATGTTTTAAAAGATCTCGATGAAAGAGGGATAATTCGCATAGGGGCGGAAGTTCGTCCCGGAGATATTCTTGTAGGCAAAGTTACGCCAAAAGGAGAAACGGAGCTTACGGCGGAAGAAAGGCTTCTGCGGGCCATCTTTGGTGAGAAAGCCAGAGAAGTGAGGGATACTTCCCTCAGAGTTCCGCATGGTGAAGCGGGCAAGATCGTCGATGTCAAGGTCTTTAAGAGGGAGAACGGTGATGAACTGGCCCCCGGGGTCAATCAGCTGGTCAGAGTTTATATTGCTCAAAAAAGAAAAGTCTCTGTCGGGGATAAAATGGCGGGAAGGCACGGCAACAAAGGGGTTATCTCCAGGATTATGCGCCAGGAGGATATGCCTTTCCTGCCAAACGGCACTCCGATTGAAATCGTATTAAACCCATTGGGTGTTCCATCCCGAATGAATATCGGGCAGGTTCTGGAGACTCATCTTGGCTGGGCGGCCAAAGCTTTAGGTTTGCACATTGCCACACCCGTATTTGACGGTGCCCGCGAAGATGATGTAATTGAAACATTAGTCAAAGCAGGTTTGCCTGATAGTGGGAAATCTGTTCTCTATGACGGACGTACAGGCGAGCCGTTTGATAATGAAGTAACGGTTGGTTATATGTATATGCTGAAACTGCATCATCTTGTTGATGATAAGATTCATGCGCGGTCTACCGGTCCTTATTCTCTCGTCACACAGCAGCCTCTCGGTGGTAAGGCTCAGTTTGGCGGACAACGTTTTGGAGAGATGGAAGTTTGGGCATTGGAGGCATATGGCGCGGCCTATACCTTGCAGGAAATACTGACAGTGAAATCCGACGATGTCGTGGGACGTGTTAAAACCTATGAGGCAATTGTTAAAGGGGAGAATATTCCTGAACCCGGTGTGCCGGAATCGTTCAAGGTTCTGATTAAGGAGCTGCAGAGCTTAGGGCTGGATGTTTCTGTGCTTTCCGAGGAAAATGAAGAAATAGAAATCAGAGATGCTGATGAAGATGTCGCTCAAGTAGCCCAGGAACTGGGGATGGATTTTATTGATGAAAATTCGGAAAATATTGGGCAGGCCTATGATGAGGAAGGTCTGGAAGGAGACGGCTTCAGTGAAGAGACGAGTGAGTTAAACGATGATTTTGTTGAGGATTTAGCTGAAGAATTGGTACAAGACGACAATTATGTGGATGACAATAATCTTGATGAATAAGCTAGACTGTAATATCCGGTTGACAGGCGAAAGGAGAGAAAACGCGTGCTTGATGTAAATAATTTTGACAGGATGCGTATAGGTCTGGCATCCCCTGAAATGATCCGCAAATGGTCATACGGGGAGGTCAAAAAACCAGAGACCATCAACTATCGCACATTGAAACCCGAAAGAGAGGGTCTTTTCTGCGAAAAGATCTTTGGACCGACCAGAGACTGGGAATGCCACTGCGGGAAATATAAGAGAGTGCGCTATAAAGGCATTATCTGTGACCGATGCGGAGTAGAAGTCACCAGATCAAAGGTCAGAAGAGAGAGGATGGGGCATATCGAATTGGCCGCCCCTGTATCCCATATCTGGTATTTCAAGGGCATCCCCAGCCGCATGGGCCTTTTGCTTGATATGTCGCCGCGTTCTTTGGAGAAAGTACTATATTTTGTCTCGTACATCGTCATTGACTCCGGGGATACTTCTCTGATGAAAAAACAGCTTCTGACCGAGACTGAATACAGGGAAGCCAGAGAAAAATACGGCAATATATTTAAAGCTGAGATGGGCGCGGAAGCAATCAGAGAACT harbors:
- the rplL gene encoding 50S ribosomal protein L7/L12, whose product is MSKTAEILEAVKGLTVLELAELVKAFEEEFGVTAAAPAAVVAAAPAAGGAAPAAEEKTEFDVILASAGAAKINVIKVVREVTGLGLKEAKDLVDNAPKPVKEKVAKDEAEAIKAKLTEAGATVEVK
- the rpoB gene encoding DNA-directed RNA polymerase subunit beta; amino-acid sequence: MVYPVKVGTRERWSYSRLREVLDMPNLIELQQNSYKWFLDEGLREMFHDISPIQDFTGNLVLEFIDYSLGEPKYEVEECKERDVTFAAPLRVKVRLMNKETGEVKEQEVFMGDFPLMTEKGTFIINGAERVIVSQLVRSPGVYYSETKDASGKTLYGATIIPNRGAWLEFESDINDNIFVRVDRTRKLPATVLIRALGYTTNSQIVEVFEEDENIKVTLERDNTESTEEALVEIYKRLRPGEPPTVDSARSLLESLFFDPKRYDLAKVGRYKLNKKLNMDVESHVRNLTKGDVIAAVARLLEIMKGEGHRDDIDHLGNRRLRSVGELLQNQFRIGLSRMERVVRERMTIQDVEGITPQVLINIRPVVAAIKEFFGSSQLSQFMDQTNPLAELTHKRRLSALGPGGLSRERAGFEVRDVHHSHYGRMCPIETPEGPNIGLIGSLSTYGRINEYGFIEAPYRKVAGGRVTDEIHYLTADEEEKYIIAQANAPINEETGEFLTDKIEARRGEDFVLVPATSLQYMDVSPKQMVSIATALIPFLEHDDANRALMGSNMQRQAVPLLKTDAPYIGTGMEYKTAVDSGVCILARKSGTVSRVTADEVIIRNNEGTLDKYRLLKYLRSNQGTCINQRPIVKKGDVLEKGQVIADGPSTDNGELALGRNVLVAFMPWEGYNYEDAILISEKLVREDYFTSIHIEEYEADARDTKLGPEEITRDIPNVGEDVLKDLDERGIIRIGAEVRPGDILVGKVTPKGETELTAEERLLRAIFGEKAREVRDTSLRVPHGEAGKIVDVKVFKRENGDELAPGVNQLVRVYIAQKRKVSVGDKMAGRHGNKGVISRIMRQEDMPFLPNGTPIEIVLNPLGVPSRMNIGQVLETHLGWAAKALGLHIATPVFDGAREDDVIETLVKAGLPDSGKSVLYDGRTGEPFDNEVTVGYMYMLKLHHLVDDKIHARSTGPYSLVTQQPLGGKAQFGGQRFGEMEVWALEAYGAAYTLQEILTVKSDDVVGRVKTYEAIVKGENIPEPGVPESFKVLIKELQSLGLDVSVLSEENEEIEIRDADEDVAQVAQELGMDFIDENSENIGQAYDEEGLEGDGFSEETSELNDDFVEDLAEELVQDDNYVDDNNLDE